A single genomic interval of Alphaproteobacteria bacterium harbors:
- a CDS encoding VOC family protein has protein sequence MSGAPANFTVWAEIPVSDLDQAIRFYEAVFATRLNRVDNMGPNPMAVFPTENGSGVAGHLYPGKPAADGTGPTVHLLVPDRLEDAVARLEQAGGTVVSPPIAIPAGRFAYCCDPDGNSIGLFTRTGPA, from the coding sequence ATGAGTGGTGCACCGGCGAACTTCACGGTCTGGGCCGAGATTCCGGTCAGCGACCTCGACCAGGCGATCCGCTTCTACGAGGCGGTGTTCGCCACCCGGCTGAACCGGGTCGACAACATGGGCCCCAATCCGATGGCGGTGTTCCCGACCGAGAACGGCAGCGGCGTCGCCGGCCACCTCTATCCCGGCAAGCCGGCCGCCGACGGCACCGGGCCGACGGTGCACCTGCTGGTGCCCGACAGGCTGGAGGATGCGGTGGCGCGACTGGAACAGGCCGGCGGCACGGTGGTCTCGCCGCCGATCGCGATCCCGGCGGGACGGTTCGCCTATTGCTGCGATCCGGACGGCAATTCGATCGGGCTGTTCACCCGCACCGGGCCGGCGTGA